One Pseudoalteromonas espejiana DSM 9414 DNA window includes the following coding sequences:
- a CDS encoding GGDEF domain-containing protein, whose amino-acid sequence MSENSNATDKKLKQAIEARMAVESARKYQVDTLSNLTSKLSLSCKGLDTELDNRLAKFRNSLNKGVGFEILSPLIDDILLILQNQEALQIAHQRELFSSVQNAGKLLQKTKGLPDDTRRTLRHLLDHDINNVQSTHDYIPLLNQLINFYHHALHSKLSSSDSEQCAVSPKMANKLLELANELVLEDESTEQIKQIKNAITESDNLEELLQAAINIISVVVKNISKERQSAQSFLVSLNQTLEELHSSIVSTSQHSKSMGVEFDSLNKRIEGKIKHLNEQTQSATSISSLKELVDNELKSLSQDFIAKEQLERKDREMLITSFDEINERIGSLEGKLSKYKKRLNEQRFKSLLDSLTKLPNRAAFDERYNHEMHLFNVQASDVTLVVIDVDHFKSINDRFGHTAGDITLQVIAKALQKSVRQSDFIARYGGEEFVLLMPGLSLSHAAQPLDKLRKVIKNIPFKFREKEIEITISLGATQFKQGDTPLKAFDRADDALYEAKNTGRDRLCISK is encoded by the coding sequence GTGTCTGAAAACTCTAACGCTACAGATAAAAAGTTAAAGCAAGCAATTGAAGCAAGGATGGCCGTAGAAAGTGCGCGCAAATACCAAGTAGATACCTTGTCTAATTTAACTTCGAAACTGTCTTTAAGTTGCAAAGGGCTTGATACTGAGCTGGATAACAGATTAGCTAAATTTAGAAATTCATTAAATAAAGGTGTTGGTTTTGAAATACTATCGCCTTTAATTGATGACATTTTATTAATTTTACAAAATCAAGAAGCACTTCAAATTGCGCATCAACGAGAGCTATTTTCAAGCGTACAAAATGCAGGCAAGCTTTTACAAAAAACAAAAGGCTTACCCGATGACACCCGCCGTACTTTGAGGCACTTACTCGATCACGACATAAACAATGTTCAGTCTACCCATGATTATATCCCGCTTCTCAATCAGCTGATTAATTTTTATCATCATGCGTTACATAGTAAACTTTCAAGCAGTGATAGTGAGCAATGTGCTGTTTCGCCTAAAATGGCTAATAAGCTACTTGAGCTTGCAAACGAGTTAGTGTTAGAAGATGAATCAACTGAGCAAATTAAACAAATTAAAAATGCGATTACAGAGAGCGACAATCTCGAAGAGTTGCTTCAAGCCGCTATAAATATAATTAGTGTTGTTGTTAAAAATATCAGTAAAGAGCGTCAATCTGCGCAAAGTTTTTTAGTTTCTCTAAATCAAACTCTTGAAGAACTTCACTCATCAATCGTTTCGACTAGCCAGCATTCTAAGTCTATGGGGGTCGAATTTGACTCTTTAAATAAACGCATTGAAGGAAAAATTAAACATTTAAATGAGCAAACGCAAAGCGCTACGTCTATTTCGTCTTTAAAAGAACTGGTTGATAACGAATTAAAATCGCTAAGCCAAGATTTTATAGCCAAAGAGCAGCTCGAGCGAAAAGACCGTGAAATGCTCATTACCAGTTTTGATGAAATTAATGAGCGTATTGGCAGCTTAGAAGGAAAGTTAAGCAAATATAAAAAGCGCTTAAACGAGCAGCGCTTTAAAAGCCTACTTGATAGCTTAACTAAGCTGCCAAATAGAGCTGCCTTTGATGAGCGCTACAATCACGAAATGCATTTGTTTAATGTGCAGGCATCTGATGTTACTCTAGTTGTTATTGATGTAGACCACTTTAAGTCAATTAACGATAGGTTTGGCCACACAGCAGGCGATATAACGTTACAAGTAATAGCCAAAGCACTGCAAAAATCGGTAAGGCAGTCTGACTTTATTGCCCGTTATGGCGGTGAAGAGTTTGTACTACTTATGCCTGGGCTTTCACTTTCTCATGCAGCCCAGCCGCTTGATAAACTTAGAAAAGTAATTAAAAATATTCCTTTTAAATTTAGAGAAAAAGAGATAGAAATTACAATTTCGTTAGGCGCTACGCAATTTAAACAAGGCGATACCCCGCTCAAAGCATTTGATAGAGCTGATGACGCCCTCTACGAAGCTAAAAATACAGGTCGGGATCGTCTTTGCATTAGTAAATAA
- a CDS encoding M61 family metallopeptidase yields MKKRLALCILAACSAPALADVNYSLSITEPQHHLGDVSVEFPKSAQSHIDVKLPAWRTGRYEILNLANGVRYFEAKDDAGKALKWEKINHSTWRVHLNEPTEVNIDYQVYANELGKRARHIDDSHAFVDASGFFMFSESFRQETVTVNLNVPKQWRSVSGMDNHKNKHSFKAADYDVLVDSPIETGINKLHKFEVEGRKYELVIWGEGNYDEQLMLTDLKKLVTTGNVIWDSYPYERYVFMVHATSGAGGATEHLNSTIIQRPRDRFGSREDYLGFISTAAHEFIHTWNVKAYRPKGLAPYDYTNMNYSNLLWISEGSTSYFEDHLLVRSGIETTDEFFKLLGKTINRHLQTPGREVQSASETSFDKWINQGGDHARNYSTNIYLEGSLLSMLLDIKLLESTKAKVNYRQVHNALYNEHKLPAGFTEQDVLNILKELTGEDYATWWHDNVSTPASIDFDALLNKVGLKLERPAKAKSLASIDASAKNTGELLTLTHVRRGGAAWRAGLTTDDKIVAVNKHHVGKDLKASLEVFKAGDKVTIDYIRRDALESTTLVLSEDFDMPKKVVPNKAANLTQRALFKAWMGVEHPLNAAAD; encoded by the coding sequence ATGAAAAAGCGTTTAGCCCTTTGTATTTTAGCCGCGTGTTCAGCCCCTGCATTAGCCGATGTAAATTATTCTTTGAGCATTACCGAACCACAACACCATTTAGGTGATGTAAGTGTTGAGTTTCCTAAATCGGCGCAGTCACATATTGATGTAAAACTACCTGCATGGCGCACTGGTCGTTACGAAATTTTAAACTTAGCAAATGGCGTACGCTACTTTGAAGCAAAAGATGATGCTGGCAAAGCACTTAAGTGGGAAAAAATTAACCACAGCACATGGCGTGTGCATTTGAATGAACCTACAGAAGTTAATATTGATTACCAAGTTTATGCCAACGAGCTAGGTAAACGTGCACGCCATATTGATGATAGCCATGCATTTGTTGATGCATCGGGTTTTTTCATGTTTAGTGAGTCGTTTCGCCAAGAAACTGTAACAGTAAATTTAAATGTGCCTAAACAGTGGCGCTCTGTTTCAGGAATGGATAACCATAAAAACAAGCATAGCTTTAAAGCTGCAGATTACGATGTGCTTGTAGACTCACCAATTGAAACAGGTATTAATAAGTTACATAAATTTGAAGTTGAAGGGCGTAAATACGAACTCGTCATTTGGGGAGAAGGCAATTACGATGAGCAATTAATGCTTACCGACTTAAAAAAACTGGTTACTACAGGCAACGTAATTTGGGATAGCTACCCGTATGAACGCTATGTATTTATGGTACATGCTACATCTGGCGCGGGTGGTGCAACAGAGCATTTAAATTCGACGATTATTCAACGTCCACGAGACCGTTTTGGTAGCCGCGAAGATTATTTAGGCTTTATAAGTACCGCTGCGCACGAATTTATTCATACTTGGAACGTAAAAGCATATCGCCCTAAAGGGCTTGCGCCATACGATTATACGAATATGAATTATTCAAACCTACTGTGGATTTCAGAAGGCTCTACCAGTTACTTCGAAGATCATTTGCTCGTGCGTTCAGGCATTGAAACTACCGATGAGTTTTTTAAACTTTTAGGAAAAACTATAAACCGCCACTTACAAACACCAGGTCGCGAAGTGCAAAGTGCAAGCGAAACAAGTTTTGATAAATGGATTAACCAAGGCGGAGACCACGCCCGTAACTACAGTACTAACATATACTTAGAAGGCTCATTGCTTTCAATGCTATTGGACATTAAGTTATTAGAGTCGACTAAGGCAAAGGTTAATTATCGACAAGTTCACAATGCGTTATATAACGAGCATAAGCTACCTGCAGGTTTTACTGAGCAAGATGTATTAAACATTTTAAAAGAACTTACCGGTGAAGATTACGCAACTTGGTGGCATGATAATGTTAGTACCCCAGCTAGTATAGACTTTGATGCTTTGTTAAATAAAGTTGGCTTAAAACTCGAGCGCCCAGCCAAAGCTAAATCATTAGCAAGTATTGATGCGAGCGCTAAAAACACCGGTGAATTACTTACTCTTACACATGTACGTAGAGGCGGTGCCGCTTGGCGAGCGGGTTTAACAACAGATGATAAAATAGTGGCTGTAAACAAGCATCATGTTGGTAAAGATTTAAAAGCGAGCCTAGAAGTATTTAAAGCAGGCGATAAAGTGACTATTGACTACATACGTCGTGACGCGCTTGAATCAACAACACTTGTGCTATCAGAAGACTTTGATATGCCTAAAAAGGTTGTACCTAACAAAGCTGCTAACTTAACACAGCGTGCATTATTTAAAGCGTGGATGGGCGTTGAACACCCATTAAATGCTGCAGCTGATTAA
- a CDS encoding EAL domain-containing protein: MKSLKTVQTLSHQFVLNDPLHQLFDAVNAISVQGYDEQRQVIYWNKGSELLYGYTKDEATGKKLEDLIIPPPMREAVIEAHSNWLVHDIEIPAAELTLTKKNGINVTVFSSHVMFTNQHGLKQMYCIDIDLSDVKHAQAQAMYKQHMLEKIFEAIPDLFFLLKPDGTIVDYHANDMSSLYLKPELFLSKTMYEVLPGTVAKIFQANIEELLIHKHNLSFEYELLVPRGVLYFEARVSYLHHSGQVMIIIRDITEQHKSDKLIRKQAYYDSLTLLPNRFYSLEQLSQLIDKASKKNKIAAVIFIDLDDFKKVNDTLGHEIGDSLLISAAKKLTELVSDNAIVGRLGGDEFIIILPELCNKQKVDLIVNTLLQSFRSPFKIDGRELLLTLSIGVALYPENGKTASDLLRHADTAMYQAKALGRNTYTCFTNEMNTAIKRRLAIEEQMHTALENNEFELFYQPKCDLKTNKIMGAEALLRWNNRVLGNVTPDEFIPLAEQTGLIIPIGKFVIERALSFLSQWQATAKQNYSMAINLSPSQFRDSELLNFIKRTLDKTKISATNVELEITEGVLMSAQTNIQHSLNAIAALGIKLSMDDFGTGYSSLSYLRQYPFEVLKIDRSFINGITDNQEDCSLVKATIAMSHSLGLTVVAEGVETLAQQHLLAELNCDLIQGYFFSKPLPAMQLLCFEG, from the coding sequence ATGAAGTCATTAAAAACGGTTCAAACACTGTCGCATCAATTTGTACTTAATGACCCACTGCATCAGTTATTTGATGCGGTTAACGCTATTTCTGTGCAGGGTTATGACGAGCAACGCCAAGTTATATATTGGAATAAGGGGAGTGAACTGTTATATGGCTACACTAAAGATGAAGCTACGGGTAAAAAGTTAGAAGATTTAATTATTCCTCCCCCCATGCGTGAAGCCGTTATAGAGGCCCACAGTAACTGGTTAGTACACGATATTGAAATACCCGCCGCCGAGCTGACATTAACTAAAAAAAATGGCATTAATGTCACGGTTTTTTCTAGCCATGTAATGTTTACTAATCAGCATGGGTTGAAGCAAATGTACTGCATAGATATAGATTTAAGCGATGTAAAACACGCTCAAGCGCAGGCAATGTACAAGCAACACATGTTAGAAAAAATATTTGAAGCAATTCCTGACTTGTTCTTTTTACTAAAACCCGATGGCACAATTGTTGATTACCATGCAAACGATATGAGCAGTCTGTATTTAAAACCAGAACTTTTTTTAAGTAAAACAATGTACGAAGTACTGCCAGGTACGGTGGCTAAGATTTTTCAAGCAAATATTGAAGAGCTATTAATTCACAAGCACAACTTAAGCTTTGAATATGAGCTTTTAGTGCCTCGGGGTGTTTTATACTTTGAGGCAAGGGTGAGTTATTTACATCACTCAGGCCAAGTTATGATCATAATCAGAGATATAACAGAGCAGCATAAATCAGATAAACTAATACGAAAACAAGCTTATTACGATAGCTTAACGCTACTGCCTAACCGCTTTTATTCATTAGAGCAACTTTCTCAGCTTATAGATAAAGCAAGTAAAAAAAATAAAATTGCAGCTGTTATTTTTATAGATTTAGATGACTTTAAAAAGGTAAATGACACCTTAGGCCACGAAATTGGCGACTCTTTACTTATTAGTGCAGCTAAAAAGCTCACTGAGTTAGTGAGTGACAATGCAATTGTAGGGCGCTTAGGTGGAGATGAATTTATTATTATATTGCCTGAGCTTTGTAATAAACAGAAAGTTGATTTAATTGTAAATACTTTGCTCCAAAGCTTTAGGAGCCCATTTAAAATAGATGGCCGCGAACTATTATTAACCCTGAGTATTGGTGTTGCTTTGTATCCTGAAAACGGTAAAACCGCATCAGATTTATTACGCCATGCTGATACTGCTATGTACCAAGCAAAAGCATTAGGTAGAAATACATATACCTGTTTTACCAACGAAATGAATACCGCTATTAAGCGCCGCTTAGCCATTGAAGAACAAATGCACACAGCCCTCGAAAATAACGAGTTTGAACTTTTCTACCAACCTAAATGTGATTTAAAAACAAATAAAATAATGGGGGCGGAGGCTTTATTGCGTTGGAATAACCGTGTGCTTGGCAATGTAACACCCGATGAGTTTATTCCTTTGGCAGAGCAAACAGGTTTGATTATACCTATTGGTAAATTTGTTATAGAGCGTGCATTAAGTTTTTTATCTCAGTGGCAGGCTACGGCTAAACAAAACTACAGCATGGCAATTAATTTATCACCCAGTCAATTTAGAGACTCAGAGTTATTGAATTTTATAAAGCGTACATTAGATAAAACTAAAATAAGTGCAACCAATGTGGAGCTAGAAATTACCGAAGGGGTACTTATGAGCGCGCAAACTAACATACAGCATTCACTTAATGCGATTGCTGCGTTAGGGATTAAGCTTTCAATGGACGACTTTGGTACAGGGTACTCTTCGCTTAGTTATTTAAGGCAATACCCTTTTGAAGTACTAAAAATTGATCGAAGCTTTATAAATGGTATCACTGATAACCAAGAGGACTGCAGTTTAGTCAAAGCGACGATTGCCATGTCGCACAGTCTGGGTTTAACAGTGGTTGCAGAAGGTGTTGAGACACTAGCACAACAACATTTACTAGCCGAATTAAATTGCGATCTCATACAAGGTTATTTTTTTAGCAAACCGCTACCTGCTATGCAGCTACTATGCTTTGAAGGTTGA
- a CDS encoding O-acetylhomoserine aminocarboxypropyltransferase/cysteine synthase family protein, with protein sequence MKLESLALHHGYESEATTKSAAVPIYHTSSYTFDNTQHGADLFDLKVPGNIYTRIMNPTNAVLEQRIAAMEGGIGALAVASGMAAITYAIQCLCEVGTNIVSTSQVYGGTYNLFAHTLPRQGIEARMIKADDFSAFEDAIDDNTRAVFCESIGNPAGNIVDIERLAKIAHSKGVPLIVDNTVATPYLCRPFELGADIVVHSLTKYINGHGTAIGGMIVDSGKFDWKANATRFAMMNEPDPSYHNVVYTEAFAEAAFIGRCRVVPLRNTGAALAPKNSSDILIGLETLGLRMDRHCENAQQLAEYLENHPKVLWVNYAGLKSSPYNAMSKKITSGKASGILSFGIAGGLEAGTRFIDALNMILRLVNIGDAKSLACHPASTTHRQLNDEELANAGVSRDLIRLSVGIENIADIIADVSQALDKA encoded by the coding sequence ATGAAACTAGAGTCATTAGCACTGCACCATGGTTACGAATCTGAGGCCACGACAAAATCTGCAGCGGTGCCTATTTACCATACTTCATCGTACACGTTCGATAACACGCAACATGGTGCCGATTTATTCGATTTAAAAGTACCCGGAAATATCTATACCCGCATAATGAACCCAACTAATGCCGTGCTTGAGCAACGTATTGCCGCGATGGAAGGAGGGATTGGTGCGCTGGCTGTTGCCTCAGGGATGGCGGCTATTACGTATGCTATTCAATGTTTGTGTGAAGTAGGCACTAATATTGTAAGCACCAGTCAAGTCTATGGCGGCACGTATAATTTATTTGCCCATACATTACCACGCCAAGGTATTGAAGCGCGTATGATAAAGGCTGATGACTTTAGCGCATTCGAGGACGCCATTGACGACAATACCCGTGCTGTTTTTTGTGAATCTATTGGTAACCCTGCAGGTAATATTGTTGATATTGAGCGTTTAGCTAAGATTGCTCATAGCAAAGGTGTGCCACTTATTGTTGATAATACCGTGGCTACACCGTATTTATGCCGCCCATTTGAACTAGGCGCCGATATAGTGGTGCACTCGCTCACAAAATACATAAACGGACACGGCACTGCCATTGGTGGCATGATTGTTGATTCCGGTAAGTTTGATTGGAAAGCAAATGCTACACGCTTTGCAATGATGAACGAGCCCGATCCGTCGTATCACAATGTAGTTTATACCGAAGCCTTTGCAGAAGCGGCTTTTATAGGTCGTTGCAGAGTAGTGCCACTTAGAAATACCGGCGCAGCGCTTGCACCTAAAAACTCATCTGACATTCTAATTGGCCTTGAAACCTTAGGCTTAAGAATGGATCGCCACTGCGAAAATGCACAACAATTAGCTGAGTATTTAGAAAATCATCCAAAAGTGCTTTGGGTTAATTACGCAGGGTTAAAATCAAGCCCGTATAATGCAATGAGCAAAAAAATTACCAGTGGCAAAGCATCGGGTATTTTAAGTTTTGGTATTGCGGGTGGCCTAGAGGCAGGTACGCGGTTTATTGATGCGCTAAACATGATTTTACGCTTAGTTAATATTGGCGATGCCAAGTCGCTTGCGTGTCATCCTGCGTCTACCACACACCGCCAATTAAACGATGAAGAGCTGGCTAATGCAGGTGTAAGCAGAGATTTAATTCGCTTATCGGTAGGGATTGAAAATATTGCCGATATTATCGCCGATGTTAGCCAGGCACTCGATAAAGCATAA
- a CDS encoding glycosyltransferase family 25 protein, translating into MAAIFVINLARSTKRLKQTTERLSAVNLTFKRIDAIDGNNLTVKQKYLHYSSQINKQKYHYALSNGQIGCYLSHRKAWQKIVDEKLKYAIVLEDDFYIDESIHDAIKNIEQLNQPWQLIKLAAYENRTRPIAYQHSLNNHQQLVIHKKLMTGCCATAISYEGAKQLLKATAQFGRPVDCDLQHIWETQVNGFSLMPYPIMQDANIKSDIASCTTKTRIKKAFLRRKIQQIKSCIFNKVYTSSFIRHTKIIEHNKKGASKAPSLVTHNS; encoded by the coding sequence ATGGCAGCAATATTTGTAATTAATTTGGCACGCTCAACCAAGCGTTTAAAACAAACCACAGAGCGGCTATCTGCAGTTAACTTAACGTTTAAGCGTATAGACGCTATTGATGGTAATAACTTAACGGTTAAACAAAAATACCTTCATTACAGCTCACAAATAAACAAACAAAAATACCACTACGCACTTAGCAATGGCCAAATTGGCTGCTATTTAAGTCATCGTAAAGCATGGCAAAAAATAGTTGATGAAAAATTAAAATACGCGATTGTGCTTGAAGATGATTTTTATATTGATGAGTCCATTCATGATGCGATTAAAAATATTGAGCAGCTAAACCAGCCTTGGCAACTTATTAAACTTGCAGCCTATGAAAACCGCACACGCCCTATCGCCTATCAGCACAGCCTTAATAACCACCAGCAGTTAGTAATACATAAAAAACTAATGACCGGCTGCTGCGCGACAGCAATAAGTTATGAAGGTGCAAAACAACTACTTAAAGCCACAGCCCAATTTGGGCGCCCTGTAGATTGCGACTTGCAACATATATGGGAAACACAGGTTAATGGTTTTTCACTTATGCCATACCCAATTATGCAAGACGCCAACATAAAAAGTGACATTGCCAGCTGCACAACTAAAACACGAATTAAAAAAGCATTTTTGCGCCGTAAAATACAGCAGATTAAAAGCTGTATTTTTAATAAGGTTTATACAAGCAGCTTTATAAGGCATACAAAAATTATTGAACACAATAAAAAAGGAGCTTCAAAGGCTCCAAGTTTAGTTACTCATAACTCTTAA
- a CDS encoding DUF1289 domain-containing protein, with protein MQKRTSNASKLKTDCLGICERRSGYCTGCGRTNEEIFDWIILSQDEKNAILAQPRADLKKP; from the coding sequence ATGCAAAAGCGTACATCTAATGCCTCAAAGCTTAAAACAGACTGTTTAGGAATTTGCGAACGTCGCAGCGGTTACTGCACTGGGTGCGGCCGAACTAATGAAGAAATATTTGATTGGATCATTCTCTCGCAAGATGAAAAAAACGCAATTTTAGCGCAACCAAGAGCAGACTTAAAAAAGCCATAA
- the hisIE gene encoding bifunctional phosphoribosyl-AMP cyclohydrolase/phosphoribosyl-ATP diphosphatase HisIE, translated as MQLTQQNQTQVDFAKSEMIPAIVQDARSGVILMQGFMNSEALKVTLESNKVTFYSRSKSRLWTKGESSENYLNVVSVHTDCDYDSILVLANPEGPTCHLGTQSCFGDDAKPSLSFLAQLEDVIVERKNDDPSKSYTASLFAKDLSRSCQKVGEEGVEVALAAMKHDNDELTNESADLIYHLTVLLQRQGLSLEDVVKCLQGRHK; from the coding sequence ATGCAATTAACACAACAAAACCAAACCCAAGTTGATTTTGCTAAAAGCGAAATGATCCCTGCTATTGTTCAAGATGCCCGCTCTGGTGTTATTTTAATGCAAGGCTTTATGAACAGCGAAGCGTTAAAAGTTACGCTTGAGAGCAATAAAGTGACCTTTTATTCGCGTTCTAAATCGCGTTTATGGACTAAAGGCGAGTCATCAGAAAACTACTTAAATGTGGTATCGGTTCATACCGATTGTGACTACGACTCCATTTTAGTATTGGCAAACCCTGAGGGCCCAACGTGCCACTTAGGCACACAAAGCTGCTTTGGTGATGACGCTAAACCAAGCTTAAGCTTTTTAGCACAATTAGAAGATGTCATTGTTGAGCGTAAAAACGATGACCCATCAAAAAGCTACACCGCTTCACTGTTTGCTAAAGATTTAAGCCGCAGCTGTCAAAAAGTAGGTGAAGAAGGCGTAGAAGTGGCCCTTGCCGCAATGAAACACGATAACGATGAGCTTACTAACGAATCGGCTGATTTAATTTATCACCTGACTGTATTACTACAACGCCAAGGCTTAAGCCTAGAAGACGTAGTTAAATGCCTGCAAGGTCGCCATAAATAA
- the hisF gene encoding imidazole glycerol phosphate synthase subunit HisF, with amino-acid sequence MLSKRIIPCLDVKDGQVVKGVKFKGHEVVGDILTMAKAYSDAGADELVFYEISASVEKRLLDVNWVESIARHIDIPFCVAGGIKSVADAARVLERGADKISINSPAIARPDLIKELHDEFGKQCVVVGIDSFYDELTGEYLVYQLTGDPNASSRTRYKTEEWVKRVQDLGAGEIVLNCMNQDGVRNGYDNEQLSKIRALCNIPLIASGGAGSMQDFVDVFKQSEVDGALAASVFHKNVINISELKQFLTDNQVAARLCN; translated from the coding sequence ATGTTATCAAAACGCATAATTCCGTGTTTAGATGTTAAAGACGGCCAAGTAGTAAAAGGCGTTAAATTTAAAGGCCATGAAGTTGTTGGTGATATTTTAACAATGGCTAAAGCTTACAGCGATGCCGGTGCCGATGAACTAGTTTTTTACGAAATCAGCGCAAGCGTTGAAAAACGCCTACTTGATGTAAATTGGGTAGAGAGCATTGCCCGCCATATTGATATTCCATTTTGTGTGGCTGGCGGTATTAAATCGGTAGCCGATGCAGCACGTGTACTAGAGCGTGGCGCTGACAAAATAAGTATTAACAGCCCTGCTATTGCACGCCCTGATCTTATAAAAGAGCTACACGATGAATTTGGTAAGCAATGTGTTGTTGTAGGTATTGATAGCTTTTACGATGAATTGACCGGCGAATACTTAGTGTATCAATTAACCGGCGATCCTAATGCATCAAGCCGCACACGTTATAAAACCGAGGAATGGGTTAAACGCGTTCAAGACTTAGGCGCAGGCGAAATTGTTTTAAACTGTATGAACCAAGACGGCGTACGTAATGGTTACGACAACGAGCAGCTAAGTAAAATACGCGCATTATGTAATATCCCGCTTATCGCCTCAGGCGGTGCAGGCAGCATGCAAGACTTTGTAGACGTATTTAAACAAAGCGAAGTAGATGGTGCACTAGCAGCCAGTGTTTTTCATAAAAATGTGATTAACATTAGCGAACTAAAACAATTTTTAACCGATAACCAAGTGGCAGCAAGATTATGCAATTAA
- a CDS encoding 1-(5-phosphoribosyl)-5-[(5-phosphoribosylamino)methylideneamino] imidazole-4-carboxamide isomerase, producing MIIPALDVLQNQIVRLYQGKYDTAQFYPFELGARLKEYADSGAGKLHLVDLEGARDPSKKQWQHIQAATKALNVPYQVGGGIRSEQDVSDWLKAGANQVVIGSMAVEKREQVKAWIEQFGAEHFVIALDVNKTATGWAPATHGWLSESEFGLLELVDFYVSLGVIDFLCTDISKDGTMTGPSFELYEDLTRHNSAIKVQASGGVSSLDDIKKLKELGVGGVILGKSLLDGAFSVEEALACYQNA from the coding sequence GTGATTATTCCAGCATTAGACGTATTACAAAATCAAATTGTTCGTTTATACCAAGGTAAATACGACACCGCTCAGTTTTACCCTTTTGAGCTTGGTGCACGTTTAAAAGAATACGCCGACAGCGGCGCAGGTAAGCTACACCTTGTAGATTTAGAGGGCGCACGCGATCCGAGTAAAAAGCAGTGGCAACATATTCAAGCCGCAACTAAAGCGCTTAATGTACCGTACCAAGTCGGCGGCGGTATTCGCTCAGAGCAAGATGTAAGTGATTGGCTAAAAGCCGGCGCTAACCAAGTTGTTATTGGCTCAATGGCGGTAGAAAAACGTGAGCAAGTAAAAGCCTGGATTGAACAATTTGGCGCAGAGCACTTTGTTATTGCCCTTGATGTAAATAAAACAGCCACTGGCTGGGCACCAGCTACGCACGGTTGGTTGAGCGAGTCAGAGTTTGGTTTACTTGAGCTTGTTGATTTTTATGTAAGCTTGGGCGTTATTGACTTTTTATGCACGGACATCAGTAAAGATGGCACCATGACAGGTCCATCGTTTGAGCTTTACGAAGATTTAACTCGTCACAACAGCGCTATTAAAGTGCAAGCTTCTGGTGGCGTAAGTTCACTTGATGACATTAAAAAACTTAAAGAGCTTGGCGTAGGCGGCGTTATTTTAGGTAAGTCTCTGCTTGATGGCGCATTTAGTGTTGAGGAGGCGTTGGCATGTTATCAAAACGCATAA
- the hisH gene encoding imidazole glycerol phosphate synthase subunit HisH: protein MIAIINTGCANINSVRFAFERLGQTPTVITSPEQLKGFERAILPGVGHASVAMKRLVDNGWQQAINEYQRPLMGICLGMQLLCESTEEGNVQCLGKIPGQVKALDVGSLTSPHMGWNNLSINKEHALTKGLTQDEQVYFVHSFAHTVNDATLVSGKYGQTFSAIVAKDNYAGMQFHPERSAKVGTRLLQNFVDWQL from the coding sequence ATGATTGCCATAATTAATACCGGTTGTGCCAATATAAATTCAGTACGTTTTGCCTTTGAACGCTTAGGGCAAACGCCAACAGTAATTACCTCGCCAGAGCAATTAAAAGGCTTTGAGCGTGCAATATTACCAGGTGTTGGCCATGCATCGGTTGCTATGAAACGCCTTGTAGATAACGGCTGGCAACAAGCTATAAACGAATACCAGCGCCCACTTATGGGAATTTGTTTAGGTATGCAGTTACTGTGCGAAAGCACCGAAGAAGGTAACGTACAGTGCTTAGGTAAAATACCTGGGCAAGTAAAAGCCCTTGATGTTGGCAGTTTGACGTCCCCGCATATGGGTTGGAATAACTTAAGCATTAATAAAGAGCATGCACTTACTAAAGGGTTAACACAAGACGAGCAAGTGTACTTTGTACATAGCTTTGCACACACTGTAAACGATGCAACACTTGTAAGCGGCAAATACGGCCAAACCTTTTCAGCTATTGTTGCAAAAGACAACTACGCTGGCATGCAATTTCACCCTGAGCGCAGTGCAAAAGTAGGCACACGTTTATTACAAAATTTTGTTGATTGGCAGTTATAA